GAACGATACCATGGCTCCACTGTACGGGGGTTTGACTCGAGAAAATCGATGAGCTTTCGCGGGAGCTCGCGGAAGGACCGCAAATTTCTCTCTCGCTACCATAAGATTCCCGAACGTACAAAATTGCATTAGGACGCGAATAATTTCGATCGAGAAGGTTGCTGTGAAACAGGAAACTTAAAGGTAATTCAATCGTTGTTTTCAGGAGAAAATGAACGCACCGGTATACGCTTCGTCCTGCCCCGCGTTGCAGTCGAATCTTTCGCTGCACAGTTCTTCTTACTACAACGAGTACAGCGGAGCCGCTAGGAGAAGATTATCGTCGACGGGCGAAGCGGATACCTCGGCCACGTCCAGTTACGAGGGTAGCGACAGTTCCGAAAACAGCGACGAGTCCCGTCTGGAACCGGTTAGCCAAATGGAGAGGGAGCAGCTCGAAACATTTTTCCGGGGCTTAAAATCTCAGGTAAAGTCACGGTTGCCTCGCGACTCGTCGCGTTACTCTCATAAATAATATTCCAAGGTATATAGAATAACAACGAAACCACcgattgaatattttttaccattttttttattttacatcgaTGCGCGCTTTAAAAACGGTGTCGCCAGCGCCATCGAGCGGGAGACTCGTTGCGAGTGTCAGCGGAACGTACCATTTTCGAATGCATTCAAGTTGAAATAAAGCTATTTTACGATGGAAGGCGTACGTTTTCAAAGAGAAAAATTGTCCTTTCTTTGAACACAGGTATTCGTCTGCGAGTCTTTGGCAAATTTGTACCTGGGGAGCGCGTCGCAGACCGAAAGATGGGAACTTCGATTCACCGGTATACCCGTGGTGGTGCTGGATCTCGGAGAAACGCGATCCAGATCAAAGAGACGAATTCAAATTCTGCTGGCCGAACGCGGTACCTGTTTCACCTTATGGAGAGAGACCATCGACAATTTGTCGTCGTACAAGGTGGGTCCGCGTAACCGGTTGTCCGGCCGCAAACGCGATCGTTTTATACGAGAAAAAATAAACAAAGGAAAAATATTACCGAACGTAACGCGTATAACGTAATGCGTTTCAGGTGTCAGGACCGGCATTTCACACGATGTGTCTTTCTTCCGACCATACGCGCTTGGCTGGCCTCAGTTTCGACAATCCGAAAGCTGCGAACGATCTCTGGCAGCACATAGAACGGCTCGTCTCCTGCCCGGAAAATATCAGCCTTTCGGTACcgggaaagaagaagaagaaacaggTGCCGAAGAAGGTGGTTCTACCGGCGAAAAGCAACATCAGCCAACCCTGTCAATTTCAGCACGTGACCAGCGTCGATGCCGCGGATCGATCGCGATATTTCTCGCTTCAAACGTTGGTGCCGCCTCTGAACGAGCTCGAGAACTCTTTGGAAGCGAATTTCTGAGAAAAGGAGAAGTCGGACCAACGTCCCGATTCGTAACTCGTCTCGGACGTTCGTCTCGATATTTCTGCTGCGTTTTTAGATAAATTCAATCTACAGAGGAAACGCGGTGCGAATCGCTGTTCGGAATCGCCGATTCTAACCTGCTGTTCGAAATTTGAGGTACGCGAGCAGGGAAAAGCGGATCGTTCGAGATGATCGATGTTTCTCGATGAAGTAACTTGAAAAATGAGTGTTAGTCTCGCGTGTTTGGAGGAACGTGTGCAGAGTAAGGAATAAGAGGATTCGAATCGACGAGGAAAATTTCTTTCCCTTTGGATAATAACGATCGTCAGAGGGAATAATCGAATCGAAAACGTTACGAGAATCATCCGTCAAAGGTACTGGATTATCGACCGAAATCGATGAAATCGACGAGAAATATTTTGCTTCTCCATGGATGATATTAATGATCGAACAGCAAAAGGAAAGATAGTGGAATTTGTGCCGCAACGAGCATTTCTCGCCGATAGGAGAACTGCTCTGTGACCATGAAGCGGTTACCAGAACACGAGTCGACGTTCAGTCAATATTTGTTTTCGATGTCCAAACGAAAGAATCAAAACGTAGTATCGTAGTGGAAAAGATTACGAAACTCCGAACGAATGATGTAAACGCGAGGCGTTTGTTATCGATAAACTGTACAAGTTTTAAGTGATAGGCTATTTTTCTCGAAAAAAGTTGATAATGTACCTTCGGTACAAACACTTCTATTAAGATATAGGGATCGACTCTTCCCTCACGAGTTTCAAAATCAAAACTTCCCGTTAAATATCGTTCTCGCGACTGTTTAGAATCGTTGCATCACTGTTCTCGATCGATATCATAGTTGAGCGCGAAAGCTTACGCTAGTTGCGTCGCCGCTTCGTGTGCATTCGACGAATTcacgaatatttcgaaaaaacTGTGCGTCTAGCTTTGTCGTAGTCGAAAGATTAGTTGTCTATGTTCCATGACGAATATACGCGTCGTACACCCGGAGGGATATTAATCCTTTGCACTATCTTCCTGGACGACGTTAGATCGTTAACTGGATTAATTTCTTCTGAAGGCACTTGCGCAAGAGATTAATACCCAGCCGGTATTAAATCAAGGTACACTTCGTGTCCTTTTCTTCCCCGTTTAAAATCTCTTACTGTCGGCAATCTTTCATTACCGTCTAGATAATGAgttcaattccaaattctaccgAATGACATCGATTCCATTCGAAAACTACTTCGATACGCACGAGTCGTATACAAACCTATTGGACGTAGCGTGGACTCGTCCGTTTGGGTATTTATAGAATCTCGGTGCAGCATTTTCACCGCAACCTGTTAGAAGAAAATGAACACGTAATAACGAAGGTAGACTCGAGTCAGGTTTGGCTTCAGCCATTTGTAGCATAAGCGTTTATCGTAAAAACTCCGAACAGAGTATTTCAACTTTTCTCTTTGTCCATTGCGAGTGTTAATCTACGATCGTATGTCGAGAATAGCTTATCGTTGTTCGTTCCTGGATATTGCGCGACCGGAAAGCGACCTCGCGAGCAGACGTTGATCCGCTTTGTCCGTGTGTCTTGATCGCGATCCGCTAATCTGCATCGCTCGACACATCGAGGAAAGCGTTATAATCGTCTTGAAAGAGTTATCACTCGATAGTCCTGTAAGCGCGAGGTTTCGGCCGTGACAACACTGGTTTTACCATCCTACGCTTAGACGAGCGATTTTAACGTAAATTGTCCTAACGATAATAGCCTTTGAACGTTTCGTCGTTACTCGACGTTGATCGTTAACGTTGGTCGTTTCTCGATGCGATTCACATATCGCGCGTTTAACAAATCTTACGTCGTCGAATCCGATAGATCTGACGAGCGTAAAATCATCGTTTCAAGAAAAGACAACTAGAATGGCGCGAAgatgagaaaaatattaaactttgttCCATTTGCGCGACGCTTGCGAGCTCTGGATATATGCGAGATCGAAGGTTGCTAATGTATCGTATAAAAAATGGACGAGTATCAAATATTTCGCGTTTGAGAATAAAATTAGCGTCGATGCGTTTGCGCTGCGTTCGTAACGTATTCGTTTGCTTCCGGCGATTTTCAGCGAAATAATCTTGATATCGATTAACGTTAATTTCTTTGTCTACGACTgtgatataaatatatttgtatagtTACGTTTCGTACCATGTATCCGTATCGATTAATCATTTTGATATATCAGTTTACGACCATCGTTGCGCATGTAATAACGTAGTAATAAACGATTACAGTACGAATCTTCCTGTTTCCAACTTATTCGACCTTACAAGTATTCGATCTAACTTTTCACAAACATAAATTTGCAACATGCGGGTAAATTGCACGAGCAACAATTTGCAGGGataattatcataattttatttcgaGAGTTTGCTGAAGCAGAAGTGATACAGTTCTACCTTTGCTACCGCAAGATGGAAGCACAAATCGAAATAAGCGCTCTGCTTCGAAGAAGTTTCTATAGTTGAATCGGTATCGATCActgttgaaatatttattggtAAATATGCGATACTACGCATTTTTATGTTAtcgtctttctatcggtcacgAAGACGTTTAACGTCTGTTACTTTTTCGCGACAACCACGAATCGTTCGCAAATACAGTCGTTcgttagaaatatttttgtcgTCGATTAACTCGGTTACCTTGCGCGTCGAGTCAACGACAATCTACTCCGATTATATCGTTAAGGCGCGAATAAAACTACGAGTAAAATCCCATAGAGatcattttcttatttctaaaAGAAAAAGCGTCCTAAAGACCGTTAACCTTTTCCGTTCGCGTTAGTAGAACAACCCCTTAAACGGTATTAACTGTAGCGAACCGTGTCGTGAAAGCCTCAAAACGATCATTTTTGTGATCGGTTGGCATCGCGTCTCTTAGAGCCCGGCCGATCCAGGCTCTTGTAACTGCATGGAAATTAGTATGCCGCACGATGTTGGCAGCCCGGAGCAATCTTTTCGACGAGACCTGACCCTATCGACGTCGTGTAGGTACATCGTTGTACGTACACCGGTGAAGTTAATGATTCGCTGGATGTTTGGACTCTCGCCGAACGAGTTTCGTAACGTTTCATTTCGGTGGTTACCTCGGCGacgatcgcgtgaaattcgaTTTGTTTCGACTCCGCGCTTCGTTTTCGCGACAACTGCAAAATGAAGGGAAATTCGTTCGATCGCGAAAACTCGAGCGATCCTTCGGTGCCGATCGATCGTATGCAAAGCTCGACAATGGGTCGTCGCACCCGGAATCCAAGCGACACTTTCGTCTCCGTCCAAATCGACGACTAACTTTCTTCTCGTATCCGGTACCTACGTGCCGGCCAACGGAACAGCTAACGAACCAACCGATCGAGTTTGCTTTAACATTCATTCCGCGGACGAATCTCGCTTCCTACGACCAGGATATCGTTTGCATTCCACTTTCACCGTTTCGAAAAACGCGTGCTAATCGACGCAGAGACAACGACGAGTCGGGGGTAGTTTCCGCTACGGTTCGAAAGAACCTTCCCGTCGTGCGAGCTTTCACCCGGATTCGAATCGCGAGCTTCAGTTTGGCTCGCGGAGAAAAGCGAGCATCGAAGAAACGCGAAATGGatcgaaaagaaagaaagaaggaggCCGGTCGCGTGCCATCACGTATCTCCGATCGCGGCGACGCTTTGCTTCTACGCGTCCTACGCATTCCGCGCGACGATTCACGTCCGAGACGCGAATTTCACGGATCGATCGATCTCCTATCGCGACCTTCTAACCCGTGATTTATGGGGAACAACGAATCGCGCGATACCGTTCGAACGACGCGACGCTCGGAAGCTGAGAAAGGTCGCGAATCGGTAGAGGGTTCGGCGAGGGGAAGGAGACGGATAACGAGCGTGGTCTGTAAACCGGCGAGACTAGGCTACGCGTACGAGAGAAAGAATCGGATGGTATTCGCTTGACAGGAAGCGTTTCGCATACCGGACAAGGGACGGCGGCGAGGCGAAGCCATCCATCGATACGAGGAAACGTCGAGTCGTCAGTGTGTTTCTGGAACTCACGTACCATTTCGTTTCTTTCCACGAGCTCACCGGTCTAAACCGCCTCGCTCGTCCATAGACGCGGTCGTGCAGTCGCTTCCGTGCCTCCCCGCCCCCCGCTACGATTTCCATAGCGTCCGCTTCTAATCGACAACGTTTCTGATCAATCAAGATCGATACCGGGACCCTTTATTCGAATCGAGTTTTCGTTTAGCATCGCCGTTCGCTTTAATCGGCGAATCGTTTAGGAAAATCATCGACGGAGAGGCCGCTTTCCGAACGAAATATTCGCGATTCGACCCGGCTTACCTTCTCGCTCCTCCGATCCTCTTTCGATTTCGAGACTCTCGAGAATCGAGCTTCTAGCTTTTTTCTCGATTGCCTATCGAGCACGGAGAACGACTCGTTCGCGTAAGAACAAGGCCGCACTAGATGCCAGATGCGTGGGTTCCAGGTACCAGAACCGAAGCGAGGCGAAACGGTGGAGAGGCAGGTTCGAGGACGCCGATATTGGGTTAGTTTTTACGACCGGTTTCTAGTTTCCACAGTGGTGCAATGAGGCCTGCGCTTCCCGTAGACGATCTCCACGTTCTACATTGAAACTAGCATCGCAGCGGAACGcgacgaggacgaggacgaggacgTAGGATGAAGAAAAAGAAGCTTTCCACTGGTCAGGAATAGATCGCGCCGTTACGGAAACTTTGACTCGCGTCCGAAACTTCCCTCGACGAGCGGCGCGTTATTCGCCGGTAGATCGAGAACGAGAAGCCGATCTTTAGCGACGACGAAACGAAGGGTGCATCGCGACCAATCGATCGGACAACCGGATGTAATCGGCGCGATCGCTCGATCCGATCGGCCGTAAATGGTCCGACAACTTTTTTCCCCGATTCCCCTAGAAATAAATATAACGTTCTCTAGATTTAACCTGTCGCTCGATCGTTTCTCGCCAAGCGCTCTAAGTCGTCGGTCTTTAACGCGTCCTCTCGGCGTTGTGGAAAGTCACGAGTCGCGATAGAAGCGTTTCCGTTCCGCTGCGGCGCTTCGCGAAACCTAAGAAAAAAACGGACTAGTTGTAGTCGAAGAGAGACGAAAGAGGAGGCCGAAAGAGAAGAGAAAGAGATTTTTCCGCGTGGAATCGGCGTTGATAGCCGTGCGAGGACCGCTAACGGTAAGATAATGACGCGAACCCATCCCCGTGCGTTTAACTTTCATTAAAGTTGACGGGTATGACCTTCTCGTCGTGCCGCTTCTCTATCTGGACGTCAACGCGTTAAAGCCTGAAATTTTTCTCACGTTCCGCATCCGTTGCATTCGGGTCCCGAGTAAAACACGCGCGGCACCGTGGTCGGTCGTTCGGCGAACAGAACCGACGATCGGTCCTCTTAATTTTGCGATGCCGCTTCGAAGTCGTGAGTCGTGAATCGTGCGACCCACTTTTCACGCGAGTCATCGGCTAACCTCGCTGAATACGCGACGTTATTACGCGTTTCTTCCCTGCGCTTCCTCCTCCGCCGACTTATTTTCTACCGGACGACGAAACTTCCGTCCACGAAAGCGGATAATGCGGCCAGCGGGTTTCGGAGGGTAGCGACGAGCGAACTCGCGGAAGCGTCGGGTACGAGGCTGTTACGACACCGATCGACGAGCCGCTCGAAAGAACGGAAAGAAAGGAAACGAAAACGTAGGTGCGAACCGGTCCTCGCCTTCTTCCTTCGGTAACTTTGTTGCGAGGACATTTTTCTCGCTGATCGTGCAATTTTTCAGCCTGTCAGGAAACACCCTTTTTCGAAGCACGATCGCTTAATCTCGGACGAGATCTACGGCGCGAGATTTGCCCTCGTCTTCTTTCCGACGCAAAAATTTGCGAAAGGATCGTCGTCGCCTCGGAACCGAATCGAACGAAATCGAATCGAACGAGATCGGTCGAGAACGCGGTGGGAACGAGATTCAGCGAAATCGAATCATTAAGAGGGAAACgggagaaagaagaaaaaagaagagggAAAAAGGTGGAAGAAGGGAGACGTCTGGAGAAGAGAGATACCGGTACACGGAGTCGGCTGGCTTCTACGTGCCGGTAACTTTATTTCATCGACTTTTTTCTCGGCACGCACGTCCACGACGCGGGGCCGGACCCCTGTCCTCCGCGAGAGATTTATGCTACCGACATTGATACTAAATTACACCATAAATTAACCTTAAATTCGTGCTTTCGGTGCACCCCGACCTCCTCCTTCCGTAGCTCGTCTCGACTTCTTTCCAGCTGTAACTCGTACTTCCCTTCGCCGCTCCGCAATTTCGTCTTACTCTATTCGTTTTTTCCTTGGTGCCGCGTCGAGTCAGCCCCGATACGTTTTCCTCTTCCGAAAAGTCCACGCGAACAGAACCCTCGCTGCCGAGCAATGCCGCGCGACGAGCTTCGCCCGAGAAAGGGTATCTCCGAGACAATGAGAGATCGTTACTCGTCGTTCGTCATACCGCGTAATTACGGAGCAAGAAGAAAGGGTGTTGGTCGGTCGGTCAAAGATGCTTCGAAGAATCGAACGCGAAACGAAGTCGAGGGCGAGAATTAAGGATCATTAGCGGCGATAAATCGAGAGCAAGTACCGTTTCGGCAGGTTTGACCCTATGGCTA
This Megachile rotundata isolate GNS110a chromosome 7, iyMegRotu1, whole genome shotgun sequence DNA region includes the following protein-coding sequences:
- the MESR3 gene encoding misexpression suppressor of ras 3, whose product is MNAPVYASSCPALQSNLSLHSSSYYNEYSGAARRRLSSTGEADTSATSSYEGSDSSENSDESRLEPVSQMEREQLETFFRGLKSQVFVCESLANLYLGSASQTERWELRFTGIPVVVLDLGETRSRSKRRIQILLAERGTCFTLWRETIDNLSSYKVSGPAFHTMCLSSDHTRLAGLSFDNPKAANDLWQHIERLVSCPENISLSVPGKKKKKQVPKKVVLPAKSNISQPCQFQHVTSVDAADRSRYFSLQTLVPPLNELENSLEANF